A window of Raineyella sp. W15-4 contains these coding sequences:
- a CDS encoding peptidoglycan D,D-transpeptidase FtsI family protein, with protein sequence MLVVLVVCATLFSSARLVQIQGLDPQAYAAQAASLVKRSQPLPAVRGTITDRNGQVLAESSPAVDITADPTATGPHADAIAAILAKYLGGNASDYLEPLTRANTRYAMIKRQVPAHTYDLIRADLATAGDNKQYAGGIWTSTNSIRSYPGGSVASNVVGVLKQDDDGVYRSGAYGFEYAQDKQLAGKDGVEVYQSSPAGTKIPLGTNEITPAENGVSYQLTLDSELQWTAEQSLKKVVDASKAHFGYAIVMNIKTGEILAMANYPSFDSSDLKNAKADNMGNRAISDSLEPGSVEKVLTFAALADGGWITPDTQVYVPSTLKSADLTINDSESHGDLRLTASGVLAQSSNIGTVQLARQMPKADLISHLQSFGLGQQTGVELPGEASGWAPKSTLADYSRDQVAFGQGLSVTGLQLAAAVAGILNDGVYNTPTIVKSATDADGKTVALDRPQPRRVISEQASRTVTQMMEAVTGSGGTGAQMALPGYRSVGKTATAQRYDQTSGKYVGYTAGYIGAAPAEDPQILTYVVVDNPVNGHYGSTVAGPAYKEIMQYALPRYGVLPSTTKAPVAKLDW encoded by the coding sequence GTGCTGGTCGTCCTGGTCGTCTGCGCCACGCTCTTCTCCAGCGCCCGGCTGGTCCAGATCCAGGGCCTCGACCCGCAGGCGTACGCCGCCCAGGCAGCCTCCCTGGTCAAGCGCAGCCAGCCGCTGCCCGCGGTCCGGGGGACGATCACCGACCGCAACGGCCAGGTGCTCGCCGAGTCCAGCCCGGCGGTCGACATCACCGCCGACCCGACGGCCACCGGCCCGCACGCCGATGCCATCGCGGCGATCCTGGCCAAGTACCTGGGCGGCAACGCATCCGACTATCTGGAGCCGCTCACCCGGGCGAACACCCGCTACGCGATGATCAAGCGCCAGGTGCCGGCCCACACGTACGACCTGATCCGGGCCGACCTGGCCACCGCCGGGGACAACAAGCAGTACGCGGGGGGGATCTGGACCTCGACGAACTCCATCCGCAGCTACCCGGGCGGTTCCGTCGCCTCGAACGTGGTGGGCGTCCTCAAGCAGGACGACGACGGTGTCTACCGCAGCGGCGCGTACGGCTTCGAGTACGCCCAGGACAAGCAGTTGGCCGGCAAGGACGGCGTGGAGGTCTACCAGAGCTCCCCGGCCGGCACGAAGATCCCGCTGGGCACCAACGAGATCACCCCCGCGGAGAACGGGGTCAGCTACCAGCTGACCCTGGACTCGGAGCTGCAGTGGACCGCCGAACAGTCGCTGAAGAAGGTCGTCGACGCCAGCAAGGCCCACTTCGGGTACGCCATCGTGATGAACATCAAGACCGGCGAGATCCTCGCGATGGCCAACTACCCGTCGTTCGACTCCTCGGACCTGAAGAACGCCAAGGCCGACAACATGGGCAACCGGGCGATCAGCGACTCCCTGGAGCCGGGCTCGGTGGAGAAGGTGCTGACCTTCGCCGCCCTCGCCGACGGTGGCTGGATCACCCCCGACACCCAGGTGTACGTGCCCTCCACGCTCAAGTCTGCCGACCTGACCATCAACGACTCGGAGTCCCACGGCGACCTGCGGCTCACCGCCAGCGGGGTGCTCGCCCAGTCCTCCAACATCGGCACCGTGCAGCTGGCCCGGCAGATGCCCAAGGCCGACCTGATCAGCCACCTGCAGAGCTTCGGGCTCGGCCAGCAGACCGGTGTCGAGCTGCCGGGCGAAGCGTCCGGCTGGGCCCCGAAGTCCACCCTGGCGGACTACTCCCGCGACCAGGTGGCCTTCGGCCAGGGCCTGTCGGTGACCGGCCTGCAGCTCGCGGCCGCGGTCGCCGGGATCCTCAACGACGGGGTCTACAACACCCCGACCATCGTGAAGTCGGCCACCGACGCGGACGGCAAGACGGTCGCCCTCGACCGGCCGCAGCCCCGGCGGGTGATCAGCGAGCAGGCCTCCCGGACGGTCACCCAGATGATGGAGGCGGTCACCGGCAGCGGCGGCACCGGCGCGCAGATGGCCCTGCCCGGCTACCGTTCCGTCGGCAAGACCGCGACCGCGCAGCGCTACGACCAGACCTCCGGCAAGTACGTCGGCTACACCGCCGGCTACATCGGCGCCGCCCCGGCCGAGGATCCGCAGATCCTCACCTACGTCGTGGTGGACAACCCGGTCAACGGCCACTACGGCTCCACCGTCGCCGGCCCGGCGTACAAGGAGATCATGCAGTACGCCCTGCCGCGCTACGGCGTGCTGCCGTCGACCACCAAGGCCCCCGTCGCCAAGCTCGACTGGTGA